From a region of the Erythrobacter neustonensis genome:
- the glpX gene encoding class II fructose-bisphosphatase: MVRVTEAAAVAAAQLIGRGDEKAADAAAVEAMRRAFDTLYMDGTVVIGEGERDEAPMLFIGEKVGIGKGPKIDIALDPLEGTTITAKAGPNALAVLAAAEEGCLLNAPDVYMDKLAVGPGYPEGIIDLAKSASDNVRAVAEAKGVKPSDINVCVLDRPRHADLIAELRALGCGVVLIGDGDVAGVIAVTDEETTVDMYMGQGGAPEGVLAAAALRCVGGQFNGRLVFRNDDEKARARKWGIEDLNRIYKLEDLAKGDCIFAATGVTDGSLLRGVKRRRKPTGETILTTESVVMRASSGTVRWIRGEHRIG, encoded by the coding sequence ATGGTGCGCGTGACCGAAGCGGCCGCGGTGGCGGCAGCGCAATTGATCGGCCGCGGCGATGAAAAGGCCGCTGATGCCGCCGCCGTCGAAGCGATGCGGCGCGCGTTCGACACGCTCTACATGGATGGCACCGTGGTGATCGGCGAGGGTGAGCGCGACGAGGCGCCGATGCTGTTCATCGGCGAAAAGGTCGGCATCGGCAAAGGCCCCAAGATCGACATCGCCCTGGACCCGCTCGAAGGCACCACGATCACCGCCAAGGCGGGGCCCAACGCGCTTGCCGTGCTGGCCGCAGCCGAAGAAGGCTGCCTGCTCAACGCGCCCGATGTCTATATGGACAAGCTCGCGGTCGGCCCGGGCTATCCCGAAGGTATCATCGATCTGGCGAAAAGCGCATCGGACAATGTCCGCGCGGTCGCCGAAGCCAAGGGGGTCAAGCCGTCGGACATCAACGTCTGCGTGCTCGACCGCCCGCGCCATGCCGACCTGATCGCCGAACTGCGTGCGCTCGGCTGCGGGGTGGTGCTGATCGGCGATGGCGATGTCGCGGGCGTGATCGCGGTGACCGACGAAGAAACCACGGTCGACATGTACATGGGCCAGGGCGGCGCGCCCGAGGGCGTGCTGGCGGCGGCTGCGCTGCGGTGTGTCGGCGGGCAGTTCAATGGTCGCCTCGTGTTCCGCAACGACGATGAAAAGGCCCGCGCGCGCAAGTGGGGGATCGAGGATCTGAACCGGATCTACAAGCTCGAAGACCTCGCCAAGGGCGACTGCATCTTCGCGGCAACCGGCGTGACCGACGGCTCGCTGCTGCGCGGGGTGAAGCGCCGCCGCAAGCCGACCGGCGAAACGATCCTGACCACCGAAAGCGTGGTGATGCGCGCTTCGAGTGGCACGGTGCGGTGGATCAGGGGTGAACACCGGATCGGTTGA
- a CDS encoding putative bifunctional diguanylate cyclase/phosphodiesterase, whose translation MNDHNAMLVALAALLCLLGSFVTVQLAHRTIHARGRTWLHWWFLASVSAGSSIWATHFIAMLGYRPGVPVEFDATLTIVSALIAIGGTAIGLTLCRLRHRTLAALCGGGTIGLTISAMHYVGMFAYRPDGIVSWRPEFIAASIGFAICLAAGAIALIRANPGGDRTLLPTVMTMLAIITLHFLGMAGFEVAPIAGVSRGADSDVFTAMAGAIALAAVLIVGTGISTHLFEETRAQSQEELRKMAMTDALTGLGNRLSFVTRMANNCLRLHTRGKPFALLMVDLDRFKAINDTLGHPVGDLLLVAVAERLREAVRGRDFIARIGGDEFAVIALSAVDEASAQALAERIVSVLSEPFMLDGHLAEIGGSVGATLAPHFSDDPETLTQQADLALYRAKHDGRGRTCLFNPELAATLLDRIALETDLRRACANQAIEVAYQPILDARTGRFTGAEALLRWTCETRGEVPPNVFVPVIEELGLIGTIGEMVLERACAAAASWPDHLGVSINVSPLQFGGGTLLATIASTLQRTGLAPHRLQIEITESALLADDTLVLQTLEALRASGLSIALDDFGTGYSSLSYLHRFPIDCIKIDRSFVTRLPHDTGSASIVRAICDLGTSLGLKIAAEGIETEPQRQFIVDHGCSHMQGYRFSRPLDAQAIAALFATSRGSKVAA comes from the coding sequence GTGAACGATCATAACGCGATGCTGGTCGCACTGGCGGCGCTATTGTGCCTGCTGGGTTCGTTCGTCACGGTGCAGCTCGCGCATCGCACGATCCACGCGCGCGGGCGCACGTGGCTGCACTGGTGGTTTCTGGCATCGGTTTCGGCGGGATCCTCGATCTGGGCGACGCATTTCATTGCGATGCTGGGATATCGGCCCGGTGTTCCGGTCGAATTCGATGCCACCCTGACGATCGTCTCGGCGCTGATCGCGATCGGCGGCACCGCGATCGGGCTAACCTTGTGCCGCCTCAGGCATCGCACGCTGGCGGCACTGTGCGGCGGCGGCACGATCGGCCTTACCATCAGCGCGATGCATTATGTCGGCATGTTTGCCTATCGCCCCGATGGCATCGTCAGCTGGCGGCCCGAATTCATCGCCGCCTCGATCGGTTTCGCGATCTGTCTGGCGGCGGGCGCGATCGCCCTGATCCGCGCCAATCCGGGCGGCGATCGCACGCTGCTTCCCACGGTGATGACGATGCTTGCGATCATCACCTTGCACTTCCTCGGCATGGCGGGCTTCGAAGTCGCCCCGATTGCGGGGGTATCGCGCGGGGCGGACAGTGATGTCTTTACCGCGATGGCGGGCGCAATCGCGCTGGCTGCGGTGCTGATCGTGGGGACGGGGATCTCGACCCACCTGTTCGAGGAAACCCGCGCGCAATCGCAGGAAGAACTGCGCAAGATGGCGATGACCGATGCGCTGACCGGGCTTGGTAACCGGTTGAGCTTTGTCACGCGGATGGCCAACAACTGTCTGCGGCTGCACACGCGCGGCAAGCCCTTTGCGCTGCTGATGGTCGATCTCGACCGCTTCAAGGCGATCAACGACACCTTGGGCCATCCGGTCGGCGACCTGTTGCTGGTGGCGGTGGCCGAACGGTTGCGCGAGGCGGTGCGCGGCCGGGATTTCATCGCGCGGATCGGCGGGGACGAATTTGCCGTGATCGCGCTGAGCGCGGTGGACGAGGCAAGTGCGCAGGCGTTGGCAGAACGCATCGTCTCGGTGTTGTCGGAACCCTTCATGCTCGACGGCCACTTGGCCGAAATCGGCGGCAGTGTGGGCGCGACACTGGCACCGCATTTCAGCGACGATCCCGAAACCCTGACCCAGCAGGCCGACCTTGCGCTCTACCGCGCCAAGCACGACGGGCGCGGTCGCACGTGCCTGTTCAATCCCGAGCTTGCGGCAACGCTGCTCGATCGCATCGCGCTCGAAACCGATCTGCGCCGCGCCTGCGCCAATCAGGCGATCGAGGTTGCCTATCAACCGATCCTTGATGCGCGCACCGGCCGTTTCACGGGGGCCGAGGCGCTGCTGCGCTGGACCTGCGAGACCCGCGGCGAGGTGCCGCCCAATGTCTTCGTCCCGGTTATCGAGGAACTGGGCCTGATCGGCACCATCGGCGAAATGGTGCTGGAACGCGCTTGTGCGGCGGCCGCATCATGGCCCGATCATCTGGGCGTCTCGATCAATGTCTCGCCGCTGCAATTCGGCGGCGGCACGCTGCTCGCGACGATCGCCTCGACGCTGCAGCGCACCGGCCTTGCCCCGCACCGCCTGCAGATCGAAATCACCGAAAGCGCGCTGCTGGCCGATGATACGCTGGTGCTGCAGACGCTCGAAGCGCTGCGGGCCAGCGGGCTGAGCATCGCGCTCGACGATTTCGGTACCGGCTACTCGTCGCTGAGTTACCTGCACCGCTTCCCAATCGACTGCATCAAGATCGACCGCAGCTTCGTCACCCGCCTGCCGCACGACACGGGCAGCGCCTCGATCGTGCGCGCAATCTGCGATCTGGGTACCAGCTTGGGCCTCAAGATCGCTGCCGAGGGGATCGAGACCGAGCCGCAGCGCCAGTTCATCGTCGACCACGGGTGTTCGCACATGCAGGGCTACCGGTTCAGCCGCCCGCTCGACGCGCAGGCCATCGCGGCGCTGTTTGCGACCTCGCGCGGGAGCAAGGTCGCGGCCTAG
- a CDS encoding mechanosensitive ion channel family protein — protein sequence MTTAKIPAVITANLGDELDMASQAWLWLRESIPHLVGALVVLVIGVILARLLSKGADRALSRATHIEPTVAKFLSNIIKYMLWVVVAVTVLTQFGVQTTSIIAALGGLALAVGLALQGTLSNVAAGVMILIQRPFRVGEAITAGIVTGVVRGIGLFTTEIVQHDGLYVMVPNNELWNKPIINYTRMPTRRFELLVGIGYDDSIEAARRELLDLADSEQRVLAEPAPQVFVAALADSAVTMGMRVWCKTEDFLGLSWALTEAAKLRFDDKGISIPFPQQEVHHITEVVDKRAVKPEALPAPTPAPASGPAPRGGASAT from the coding sequence ATGACCACCGCCAAGATCCCCGCCGTGATCACCGCCAACCTCGGCGACGAGCTCGACATGGCCTCGCAGGCGTGGCTGTGGCTGCGCGAAAGCATTCCGCATCTGGTGGGCGCGCTGGTGGTCTTGGTGATCGGCGTGATCCTTGCCCGGCTCTTGTCCAAGGGCGCCGACCGCGCCTTGAGCCGCGCGACGCATATCGAGCCCACGGTCGCCAAGTTTCTGAGCAACATCATCAAGTATATGCTGTGGGTGGTGGTGGCGGTCACCGTGCTCACGCAGTTCGGGGTGCAGACCACGTCGATCATCGCCGCGCTGGGCGGTCTGGCGCTGGCGGTGGGCCTCGCGTTGCAGGGCACGTTGTCGAACGTCGCGGCAGGCGTGATGATCCTGATCCAGCGCCCGTTCCGCGTGGGCGAGGCGATCACCGCCGGGATCGTGACCGGCGTGGTGCGCGGCATCGGCCTGTTCACCACCGAGATCGTGCAGCACGACGGGCTTTACGTGATGGTCCCCAATAACGAGCTCTGGAACAAGCCGATCATCAATTACACGCGCATGCCCACGCGCCGGTTCGAACTGCTGGTCGGGATCGGTTACGACGACAGCATCGAGGCTGCGCGCCGGGAACTGCTCGACCTTGCCGATTCAGAACAGCGCGTGCTCGCCGAACCCGCGCCGCAGGTGTTCGTCGCGGCGCTGGCCGACAGTGCGGTGACGATGGGGATGCGGGTGTGGTGCAAGACGGAGGATTTCCTCGGGCTCAGCTGGGCGCTGACCGAGGCGGCAAAGCTTCGGTTCGACGACAAGGGGATTTCGATTCCCTTCCCGCAGCAGGAAGTCCACCACATCACCGAAGTGGTCGACAAGCGGGCGGTCAAGCCCGAAGCGCTTCCGGCCCCCACTCCGGCCCCCGCGTCAGGCCCAGCGCCCCGCGGCGGTGCCAGCGCCACATGA
- the groL gene encoding chaperonin GroEL (60 kDa chaperone family; promotes refolding of misfolded polypeptides especially under stressful conditions; forms two stacked rings of heptamers to form a barrel-shaped 14mer; ends can be capped by GroES; misfolded proteins enter the barrel where they are refolded when GroES binds), whose translation MAAKDVKFGREAREGILRGVDILANAVKVTLGPKGRNVVIDKSFGAPRITKDGVTVAKEIELKDKYENMGAQMLREVASKANDSAGDGTTTATVLAQAIVNEGMKSVAAGMNPMDLKRGIDQAVNAVVENLKSRSKDVSGSEEIAQVGIISANGDREVGEKIAEAMEKVGKEGVITVEEAKGLEFELDVVEGMQFDRGYLSPYFITNPDKMTVELDNPYILIHEKKLSNLQAMLPILEAVVQSGRPLLIIAEDIEGEALATLVVNKLRGGLKVAAVKAPGFGDRRKAMLQDIAILTQGEMISEDLGIKLENVTVGMLGQAKKVSIDKDNTTIVDGAGSADDIKARVAEIRTQIDNTSSDYDREKLQERLAKLAGGVAVIKVGGATEVEVKERKDRVDDALHATRAAVEEGIVPGGGTALLYATKALDGLKGANEDQTRGIDIIRKAITAPIKQIAQNAGHDGAVVAGNLLRENDETQGFNASTDTYENLVKAGVIDPTKVVRTALQDAASVAGLLITTEAAIVERPDDKPAAPAMPDMGGMGF comes from the coding sequence ATGGCAGCCAAGGACGTCAAGTTCGGCCGCGAAGCCCGCGAAGGTATTCTGCGCGGCGTCGATATCCTCGCCAACGCCGTCAAGGTGACGCTGGGTCCCAAGGGCCGCAACGTCGTCATCGACAAGAGCTTCGGTGCGCCCCGCATCACCAAGGACGGCGTCACCGTCGCCAAGGAAATCGAGCTCAAGGACAAGTACGAGAACATGGGCGCGCAGATGCTGCGCGAAGTCGCCAGCAAGGCGAATGACAGCGCCGGCGATGGCACCACCACCGCCACCGTGCTCGCCCAGGCGATCGTCAACGAAGGCATGAAGTCGGTTGCCGCCGGCATGAACCCGATGGACCTGAAGCGCGGCATCGATCAGGCGGTCAATGCCGTGGTCGAGAACCTGAAGTCGCGTTCGAAGGACGTTTCGGGCTCGGAAGAAATCGCACAGGTCGGGATCATCTCGGCCAACGGCGACCGTGAAGTCGGCGAAAAGATCGCTGAAGCCATGGAAAAGGTCGGCAAGGAAGGCGTCATCACCGTCGAGGAAGCCAAGGGCCTCGAGTTCGAACTCGATGTCGTCGAAGGCATGCAGTTCGACCGCGGCTACCTGTCGCCCTACTTCATCACCAACCCCGACAAGATGACCGTGGAACTGGATAACCCCTATATCCTGATCCACGAGAAGAAGCTGTCGAACCTGCAGGCGATGCTGCCGATCCTCGAAGCCGTGGTGCAGTCGGGCCGTCCGCTCCTCATCATCGCCGAAGACATCGAAGGCGAAGCGCTGGCGACCCTCGTGGTCAACAAGCTGCGCGGCGGCCTCAAGGTTGCAGCGGTCAAGGCACCGGGCTTCGGCGATCGCCGCAAGGCGATGCTGCAGGACATCGCGATCCTGACGCAGGGCGAGATGATTTCCGAAGACCTCGGCATCAAGCTCGAAAACGTCACCGTGGGCATGCTCGGCCAGGCCAAGAAGGTCTCGATCGACAAGGACAACACCACGATCGTCGATGGCGCCGGTTCGGCCGACGACATCAAGGCGCGCGTGGCCGAAATCCGCACGCAGATCGACAACACCTCGTCGGATTACGACCGTGAAAAGCTGCAGGAACGTCTGGCGAAGCTCGCCGGCGGGGTTGCCGTGATCAAGGTCGGCGGCGCGACCGAAGTCGAAGTGAAGGAGCGCAAGGACCGCGTCGACGACGCGCTTCACGCAACCCGCGCGGCTGTCGAAGAAGGCATCGTCCCCGGCGGCGGCACGGCGCTGCTCTACGCCACCAAGGCTCTCGACGGCCTCAAGGGCGCGAACGAAGACCAGACCCGCGGCATCGACATCATCCGCAAGGCGATCACCGCCCCGATCAAGCAGATCGCCCAGAACGCCGGCCACGATGGCGCGGTCGTTGCAGGCAACCTGCTGCGCGAGAATGACGAAACGCAGGGCTTCAACGCGTCGACCGACACCTATGAAAACCTGGTCAAGGCCGGCGTGATCGACCCGACCAAGGTCGTGCGCACCGCGCTGCAGGACGCTGCCTCGGTGGCCGGCCTGCTGATCACCACCGAAGCTGCGATCGTGGAACGCCCGGACGACAAGCCCGCCGCACCCGCGATGCCCGACATGGGCGGCATGGGCTTCTAA
- the groES gene encoding co-chaperone GroES encodes MAFRPLHDRVVVRRIEADQKTAGGIIIPDSAQEKPSEGEVIAVGEGARDDAGNRITLDVKVGDRVLFGKWSGTEVKIGGEDLLIMKESDIMGIVG; translated from the coding sequence ATGGCATTTCGTCCGTTGCACGACCGCGTCGTGGTCCGTCGCATCGAAGCCGACCAGAAGACCGCTGGCGGCATCATCATCCCCGACAGCGCGCAGGAAAAGCCCAGCGAAGGCGAAGTCATCGCCGTGGGCGAAGGCGCGCGTGACGATGCCGGCAACCGCATCACGCTCGACGTCAAGGTCGGCGACCGCGTGCTGTTCGGCAAGTGGTCGGGCACCGAAGTCAAGATCGGCGGCGAAGACCTGCTGATCATGAAGGAAAGCGACATCATGGGGATCGTCGGCTGA
- a CDS encoding MATE family efflux transporter, producing the protein MTQATSLSTPGWGQELRATLGIAGPLAAANLLQMLTYAVDVIFIARLGEDQLAGSALAVSLFGLVLWALTGLTGSVAPLIAEAVGARAPALRPVRRTVRMALWLAVAAGIFGTGVCLLLDPIMRLSGQQPEIIGFANEYNGVIVFSMVPMLLAGVLRNFVSALGRPLFATAITGLGIFVNGIANYAFIFGELGAPAMGLRGAAVATIITAFFTLGCYVLAIRMDRRLHRYHIFGRLWAPDWLRMRQLFAIGAPIALTITAEAGIFGTAAFLMGRFGAAELAGHTVALQLASLAFQVPFGVGQAAAIRVGYHYGARDAVGVGRAGWVAIAIGAGFMTLTAGAMVLFPETLLRIYVDPDAPANAALVAFALQYLVLAAIFQLADGVQAVAAGSLRGLQDTRVPMWIAIFSYWVPGIGLSIGLGFFTPLQGTGVWIGLATGLFFAAVLLMWRWHRRGALGLTRGPEWGPEALRA; encoded by the coding sequence ATGACACAAGCGACCTCTCTCTCGACGCCCGGCTGGGGGCAGGAACTGCGCGCGACGCTGGGCATCGCGGGGCCGCTGGCGGCTGCGAACCTGTTGCAGATGCTGACCTATGCGGTCGACGTGATCTTCATCGCGCGGCTGGGCGAGGACCAGCTTGCCGGTTCGGCGCTGGCGGTATCGCTGTTCGGGCTGGTGCTGTGGGCGCTGACCGGGTTGACCGGATCGGTCGCGCCGCTGATCGCCGAGGCGGTTGGCGCGCGCGCGCCCGCGCTGCGCCCGGTGCGCCGCACGGTGCGGATGGCCCTGTGGCTGGCGGTGGCGGCGGGAATTTTCGGCACCGGCGTGTGCCTGCTGCTCGACCCGATCATGCGATTGTCGGGCCAGCAGCCCGAAATCATCGGCTTTGCCAACGAATATAACGGCGTCATTGTGTTCTCGATGGTGCCGATGCTGCTGGCGGGCGTGCTGCGCAATTTCGTCTCGGCGCTGGGCCGCCCGCTGTTCGCCACCGCGATCACCGGGCTTGGCATCTTCGTCAACGGGATCGCCAATTACGCCTTCATCTTCGGCGAGCTGGGTGCGCCCGCAATGGGTCTGCGCGGTGCGGCGGTGGCGACGATCATCACCGCCTTCTTCACGCTCGGCTGCTATGTCCTCGCGATCCGGATGGACCGGCGGCTGCACCGCTACCACATCTTCGGAAGGCTGTGGGCGCCCGACTGGCTGCGGATGCGCCAGCTGTTCGCGATCGGCGCGCCGATTGCGCTCACCATCACCGCCGAGGCGGGGATTTTCGGCACCGCCGCATTCCTGATGGGCCGGTTCGGCGCGGCGGAACTGGCCGGGCACACGGTCGCGCTGCAACTCGCAAGCCTTGCCTTCCAGGTGCCGTTCGGCGTGGGTCAGGCGGCCGCGATCCGGGTGGGCTACCATTACGGCGCGCGCGATGCAGTGGGCGTGGGGCGCGCAGGCTGGGTCGCCATCGCCATCGGTGCAGGCTTCATGACGCTGACCGCGGGGGCGATGGTATTGTTCCCCGAGACATTGCTGCGGATCTATGTCGATCCCGATGCGCCCGCCAATGCCGCGCTGGTCGCCTTCGCGCTGCAATATCTGGTGCTGGCTGCGATCTTCCAGCTGGCCGACGGCGTGCAGGCGGTCGCCGCAGGTTCCTTGCGCGGATTGCAGGACACGCGCGTTCCGATGTGGATCGCGATCTTCAGCTACTGGGTGCCCGGCATCGGCCTGTCGATCGGGCTCGGCTTCTTCACCCCGCTTCAGGGGACCGGCGTGTGGATCGGGCTGGCGACGGGGCTGTTCTTTGCCGCGGTGCTGCTCATGTGGCGCTGGCACCGCCGCGGGGCGCTGGGCCTGACGCGGGGGCCGGAGTGGGGGCCGGAAGCGCTTCGGGCTTGA